TCCGAAGGCTTGCTAGCCAAGACCGCGGGAGAACTGATGACCGTAAACCCCATCACCATCAGTCCCGACATGCTGGCCAGCGAGGCTCTGGGGATTATGAACGAGCGCAGCATCACAAATCTGTTTGTCGCCGAAAACGGGCAGCCCGTCGGCGTGGTGCATATTCACGACTTCCTGCGCGCCGGCATCGCCTGAAGTCTCTCGCGTTTGATCGGATTCGATCAATCGAATTGGACGGGCTTGCCCACCGCATGCGCAAGGGTCTCGGCCTCTTGGCGCACTTGGGCGTGGGTTTTCTTGGTGGTGATCAACAAGGGGACCCTCAGTCGTGGCTCCATATGATCCAGTTCCACCCGAAACCCGTTAGCCTCGCGGCGGCAGACGATTCTTTGATAGCGGCTCAATGGATAGCGGACGTCGCCAGCGGCGGCGGCGCCAAGCCCCTGCAAGGTGACGAGATCCGCGTCCGGGTCGATGGTCACGATACGGCCCCGCATCAAACCGCGAACGCCCAATATCAGGATTATCAGACCGGTCACGGCCAACACCGCGGCGAACACAGGGATCCCCGAGGCGGTTTCAGCAAAATAACTCACGCCGGCCAGACTGATACCCAAGAGCAACGCGATCCCGCCCCCGAAAAAAAGCACCGGGAGGCTTTCGGTGCTACGGACCACCCCTTTCAAGGGGCGTCGGGCGGGATCCAGGTGAAACTCGGCAACGGTCAGCCAAGGCCGGGAACCGGCCTCCATGTCAATCCTCGGCGGATCCCAGCAGCCCGCGATAGGCGTGCCAGGAGGCATGGGCGGCAATGGGCAGGGTCACCGCCAGGCCGACAAAGAAGACCGCCATGCCACAGAAGGTAAGCAGCGCAATCATCGCCGCCCACCCACTCATCACCCGCCAATTGGCGCGAACGGCCTTGACGCTGGCGATCATCGCATCAATGGCCGAGGCATTGCGATCAAGGATCATCGGGATGGACAATGCGCTGACCGCATAGGCAATGGTGGCGATCACCCCTCCGGCGATGGTGCCGATGATCAAGAAGGGCGCGGTCTGCGGCGCGGTCAGGATATGGCTGAGGAACGGTTCCATTTCCCAAGGGACCCCGGCGCTGAAGAAGACCGCGAAATCGAGCACCGCCGCCAGCATCCAGAACATGAACAGCATGGCCAGCACCAAACCAACCAGGGCCAACTGCCCGACACGCCCTTTGCAGCAGGTAAACATGCGCGAGAAATCCATGGCCTCGCCACGCTCGCGGCGTCGGCTGATCTCATGAAAACCAACAGTCAGAATCGGCGAAATGATCAAATAGCCGCCAGCCAAAGGAATGAACAGAGCCCCCTGCTCCTTGCTATCAAGCACCAAGAACATGGCCAAGGCCGCCAAGCCGAAGACCAGCCCATAGCCCAGGCTAATCACGAGATTGGCCCGGAAATCCGCCCAACCGGCCGCCAACCATTGGCCGGAATCATCTACCGAGGGGGCTTGAGTGGGACTGCTGGGCATTTCATCCAACGTGGCGCTCGCCATCATAGGTTCCTCCATTCGTGCAAAATCGCTCCCATCGCGCCGTGCTCTTTTGGTTCGGTCGCAATGGGGGCCGCTCTCTGGAACTCACAGTGGCAGGACCGCCTACAAATGCAAAGCAGAATTTTCACATATGAGAAAATGTGAATATACATATTTATGAATATAATTTGTGTTCAAATGCTCTAGCAACACACAAACCTAATGAACAACCTTGAAAAGCCCGTTCCGGTCGCGTAATCTCCGGTGGGAATCAGGTCATCCTGGATGAAGCCGGACGGGAATCCGGCTCATGGAAAACCAACGGGGTGCGACCGATTTGAACGGGGATGCTTTTTTATATATACGGGAGACGTCGATGAGCACCGATACGGCGCATGCAGTCGCTGGTGAGGAACACCACGAACACCATTGGGAGACTTCAACCGCGCCTTTGATTCTGGTGGCGGGCCTTTTCTTCATGGTCCCCATGGGCTTCTCGGCCTACTTCGTTTATGAAAGTATGATCCTGACAGCGCTGTTCTGCGGTGTCGGCACGCCGATGGTTGTTTGGGGCGTCGCCCGCTGGGTCGCGGAAGGCTTGGTCTACAAGCCCCTCAAGGATGGTCTTGCCGGGGTCGCGTTGCCGATCTTTATTGTTTCGGAAGTGTTCATCTTCCTGGGCCTGTTCGCCGGGTACTGGTCCATGCGCCTGCCCTTCGAGCATTGGCCGCCGGAAGGTACCCCGCATATTGACCTGATGCTGCCGGTGATCATGACCTTCTTGCTGTTGGCCTCCTCGGTGACCATCCACATCGGTGAAGAAAAGCTATTCCATAATCGTGACATGGAAGGCTTCCGCAAATGGCTGTTCATCACCATCCTCATCGGCTTGGTGTTCCTGATGTGCACCATCTACGAATATTCGCACCTGGCGCAATTGGGCTTTGTGCCTAGCACCAACGCCTTCTCCTCGGCGTTCTTCTCCATCACCGGCTTCCATGCATCGCATGTGTTCGTGGGTCTGGCGGCCTTTGTTGCCGTGGCGATCCCGGCCATGTCAGGGCGAACCAACGACACCTTCGTCAAATGTGTCTCCATTTACTGGCACTTTGTCGATGTGGTGTGGTTCTTCGTGGTCACGCAGATCTACTTCTGGTGATCCGGGCCATGGGGGAAAGAACGGTAAAACGCGGCCTGCTGGCCGTGCTGGTGGCCTGCGTGGCCTGGACCTCGGTCCAGTCCGTCGCGCAGGCCTCGGCGCCGTTCCGCAATCCCGAGTCCGACATGGACCCCGAAGTCTTCTCCATCGAAGAAAAAGATTTCCTGGGCGTGAAGCCAGACGGCAAGACCGCCTTGATTGATCAAGACGGCAAAAGCTTTCAACTGGGGGACCTGGTTGGCGAAAAACCCCTGATCCTCGTCTTGTCTTATTACATGTGCGACGGGACCTGTTCGGTTGTGAATCAGGATCTGGCGCAACAACTTGAGGGCATGGAACGTCTGATACCGGGCAAGGACTTCAACATTCTGACCCTGGCCTTCGACAAGAATGATACCCTCGATACCCTGCGCGAATTCCGCAAGCAGACCGGCCTGGCCGCCACCATGGACGGCTGGACTTGGGCTTTGTTCGAAGATCGCCTGGCCATCGAGCCTTTTACCGAAAAGCTCGGTTACAAGTTTTTCTGGTCGCCTCGCGACCGAACCTTTTTCCATCCCGGTGTCTATGTGGTGATTTCACCCGAAGGCCGGGTCACCCGCTATCTCTGGGCCTTGAACGTGGATCCTTCCGACGTGGAACTGGCATTGCTGGAATCCAGTACCGGAAAGATGAAAGCGACACCCCGGGACCTCATTAATTTCGCGGTCAGTCTTTGCTATTCCTATAACTTCGAGGAAGGCCGCTATACTTATAATCTCCCCCTGTTTATCGCCCTGGGTTCCCTGGGTTTGGGGGTGGGATCTTTCACGGCGGCGTCGGTGTACTTCGTCCGCCGCCGCAAGAGGGAGGCAACTCAATGAAACTAAGAAATTTGTGTAACTGGGGGTTCCAAGGGATGCTCATGCTCGGGGCGATGGCCGTCTCGGGGGCCGCATTGGCCAACGACGCCGCGGGCGAATTGCCCGATCCGGTCGGTGACTGGGATATTCTTTGGTTCAAGGTCTTGGCCGATATCGTGATCATCGGCGTGATCTTTGGCGTTGTCGCCCTGTATTGGCTGGTCAAGTACCGGGCCAAGAGCCCCGACGATGTGGGTCGGCTTCCCAAGCTTTCCCGGGCGCAGGCCATTTCCTGGGCCTTGATCCCGGCAGCG
The sequence above is drawn from the Magnetospira sp. QH-2 genome and encodes:
- a CDS encoding DUF2189 domain-containing protein — translated: MEEPMMASATLDEMPSSPTQAPSVDDSGQWLAAGWADFRANLVISLGYGLVFGLAALAMFLVLDSKEQGALFIPLAGGYLIISPILTVGFHEISRRRERGEAMDFSRMFTCCKGRVGQLALVGLVLAMLFMFWMLAAVLDFAVFFSAGVPWEMEPFLSHILTAPQTAPFLIIGTIAGGVIATIAYAVSALSIPMILDRNASAIDAMIASVKAVRANWRVMSGWAAMIALLTFCGMAVFFVGLAVTLPIAAHASWHAYRGLLGSAED
- a CDS encoding heme-copper oxidase subunit III, which translates into the protein MSTDTAHAVAGEEHHEHHWETSTAPLILVAGLFFMVPMGFSAYFVYESMILTALFCGVGTPMVVWGVARWVAEGLVYKPLKDGLAGVALPIFIVSEVFIFLGLFAGYWSMRLPFEHWPPEGTPHIDLMLPVIMTFLLLASSVTIHIGEEKLFHNRDMEGFRKWLFITILIGLVFLMCTIYEYSHLAQLGFVPSTNAFSSAFFSITGFHASHVFVGLAAFVAVAIPAMSGRTNDTFVKCVSIYWHFVDVVWFFVVTQIYFW